In Dehalococcoidia bacterium, the sequence CGCCGACCTCGTGGTCGAGAGCTTCCGCCCCGGCGTGATCGAGCGGCTGGGCATCGGCTGGGAGACGCTGCAAGCGCGCAAGCCCTCGCTTTCGCTGATCAGCGTCTCAAACTTCGGCCAGACGGGGCCGTACCGCGACTACCGCGCCTCCGAGCTGGTGCTGTACGGCTTCGGCGGCGAGATGTACTCGATGGGCCTCACCGAGCGCGAGCCGGTGAAGATGGCCGGCACGGCGGCGCTGTTCGAGTCGGGTTCCGCCGTGGCCGTCGCCGCTGCCGGGGCGCTGTTCGCGAGCAGGCGCTTCGGTATCGGCCAGCGGGTCGATATCTCCCTGGCGGAGACGCAACTCGGCGGCGTGGACCGGCGCCACGCCGCGGCGATCGGCTACCAGTTCAGCGGGCGCAGGATGGTGCGCACCGCCGGCGCGGCGGCCGGCATGCCCGGCGGCATCTACGCCTGCGCCGACGGCTACGTGGACTTCAACGGCGCCGGGCTGTATCCCGATCGCGTGCTCGACATGCTCAATTCGCCGGAATGGGCGCTGGACCCGAAGTACGCCGACCCGCTCGCGCGGCTGAACCCGGCGATCATCGAGGAGTGGAACGCGAACTTCATCGCCTGGTGCATCGAGCGCACGAAACGCGAGATCTGGACCGAGGCGCGGCGCGCCAGGGTGCTGTGCGGTCCGCTCTTCACCATGCAGGACATGTACGAGGACGAGCACTTCCGCGGCCGCGGCTTCTGGCAGAAGGCCGAGCACCGGCTGATGGGCGAGGTCGAGATGGCCGGGCGGCCGTTCATCATGCAGCAGGGCGGCTGGCAGTTACGCCGCCCGGCGCCGCTGCTGGGCGAGCACACGCAGGAGGTGCTGCGCGAGGCCGGCGTCAGCGAAGCCGCGATCGCGGCCGCGACGGGCGAGGGGGTGCTGCGATGACGGGACGCATGCCGCTCGAGGGCTACCGCGTGATCGATCTCTGCGTCGTCTGGGCGGGGCCGTTCGCCACGATGCTGCTGGGCGACCTCGGCGCCGAAGTCATCAAGGTCGAAAATCCGTTCGTCTTTCAGCCGTTGACCCGCGGCGCGATGGCGCACCCGCCTGCGGCCATGATCGAGAATTCGCCCGCATGGTCGGGCGGCTTTCCCAGAAACCAGCTTGGCCCACGCCCCTGGAACTACGGCCCCACCTTCGTCAGCATCTTCCGCAACAAGAAGAGCTTCACCGTCGATCTCCGCCGACCGGAAGGGCTGGAGCTGCTGCAGCGCCTCGTCGCCAGGTCCGACGTGGTCTACGAGAACAACGCCACCGGCACCATGGAGAAGCTGGGCATCACCTACGACTGGCTGCGGCAGGCGAACGAGCGCATCATCTTCGTGCGCGTGCCAGCCTACGGCAGCAGCGGGCCGTATCGCACCGCCCGCGCCCTCGGCGTGCACCTCGAAGGGGTGATGGGCCACACGCTGCTGCGCGGCTACGAAGACACGGACCCGTCTGCCAACACCGCGATCTACTCCGGCGACTACCTGGCGGGCGCCCAGGGTGCCTTCGCCGTGATGGCCGCGCTCTGGCAGCGCGAGAAGACGGGCGAGGGCCAGCTGATCGAGATCGCGCAGGCCGAAAACGCCGCGTCGATGTTCACACAGGCGATCATGGATTACACCCTGAACCGTCGCGTGCAGGGCACGATCGGCAACCGCGATGTCTTCGGCCGCGCGCCCTGCGGCGTCTACCCGGCGCGCTCCCCCGGCACGGCCGAAGCATCGCTCGACCGCTGGGTCAGCATCCACTGCACCGACGATGCCGCCTGGGAGGGGCTGAAGCGGGCGATGGGCAGCCCCGCCTGGGCCGAGGAGCCGCGCTTCGCCACGAACGAGGCGCGCGCCGCCAACTTCCGCGAGCTGGACGCGCTGATCGGCGCCTGGACGGCTGAGCTGGAGGACTACGAGGTGATGCGCCGCTGCCAGGCCGAGGGCGTGGCCGCGGCGCCGGTGCTGGAAGCGTCGCGCACCTTCGACGATCCACAGCTGCGCGCCCGCAACTTCTTCCGCCGGCAGCGGCAGGCCGACGCGGGCGAGTACGAATATTTGGGGCCGATGTGGCAGTTCGGCGAGACGCCGGTCGAGTTCTACCAGCCGCCGGTGATGTTCGGTGAGCACAACGACTACGTCTACCGCGAGCTGCTGGGTTGCAGCGAGGAAGAGTACCAGCGCTTCCAGGACGCCGGCCACGTCGCGATGGAGTACGACGCCAGCGTGCGCTGACAGACGGGGCGGCCCTCACCCTCACCCCCTTACCCCTCCCCCTCGCCCAGGATTGGGAGAGGGGGAGGGGCGATCGTGGGTTGGAGCGTTCCGGAGGGCGTCGGGTTAGCGATCTGCTGCAGGGGCGCGCCGGCCAACTCGACGCCATACGCGTCAGCACCACTGGATCGCCCCTCGCCCAGGATTGGGAGAGGGGTACGTGAGCTGGAGTGAGGGCCGATGGCCGCGTTCAGCGTTGCTCGCGGTAGAGGGCGTCGCGCGAGGCGCGGAACGCCTCCCAGCCCTGATCACGCAGCACGCGCAGGTGCTCGCTCTGCGTCGAGTCCGC encodes:
- a CDS encoding CoA transferase, with amino-acid sequence MQAFDDVTVLDLTCHVAGPYATRLLADFGADVIKIERPGGDPARALGPFQGDAPHPEKSGLFFYLNCNKRSVVLDLKREAARSALLRLADRADLVVESFRPGVIERLGIGWETLQARKPSLSLISVSNFGQTGPYRDYRASELVLYGFGGEMYSMGLTEREPVKMAGTAALFESGSAVAVAAAGALFASRRFGIGQRVDISLAETQLGGVDRRHAAAIGYQFSGRRMVRTAGAAAGMPGGIYACADGYVDFNGAGLYPDRVLDMLNSPEWALDPKYADPLARLNPAIIEEWNANFIAWCIERTKREIWTEARRARVLCGPLFTMQDMYEDEHFRGRGFWQKAEHRLMGEVEMAGRPFIMQQGGWQLRRPAPLLGEHTQEVLREAGVSEAAIAAATGEGVLR
- a CDS encoding CoA transferase, which encodes MTGRMPLEGYRVIDLCVVWAGPFATMLLGDLGAEVIKVENPFVFQPLTRGAMAHPPAAMIENSPAWSGGFPRNQLGPRPWNYGPTFVSIFRNKKSFTVDLRRPEGLELLQRLVARSDVVYENNATGTMEKLGITYDWLRQANERIIFVRVPAYGSSGPYRTARALGVHLEGVMGHTLLRGYEDTDPSANTAIYSGDYLAGAQGAFAVMAALWQREKTGEGQLIEIAQAENAASMFTQAIMDYTLNRRVQGTIGNRDVFGRAPCGVYPARSPGTAEASLDRWVSIHCTDDAAWEGLKRAMGSPAWAEEPRFATNEARAANFRELDALIGAWTAELEDYEVMRRCQAEGVAAAPVLEASRTFDDPQLRARNFFRRQRQADAGEYEYLGPMWQFGETPVEFYQPPVMFGEHNDYVYRELLGCSEEEYQRFQDAGHVAMEYDASVR